In Larimichthys crocea isolate SSNF chromosome XXII, L_crocea_2.0, whole genome shotgun sequence, the genomic stretch TGCAACCCCTGCTGcattttgggtgtgtgtgtcactgtcagTTAGGTGTGAGTCAAATGTGCCATGTCGCAGAATTCCTCtctgttctgctgtgtgtgttcaacaaTACTACCATCATGTGACAGGTGTCAGCTGCCAAACAGCTTGTGTAATTCTTCCATTCACAGTCAGGTCAGTGTGCAGGGTGCCCTCTTTACACTGATGTTTTGCTGTGTCAGTGCAGGTGATCATGTTGCCACACTTTAATTCAGTAGCTCCATATGCTATTTAGTAGCTCTTTATATGTTTAATGATAGCAAAgcatgtatttaaaataatgatataGTCTTTGTCTCATCCTCCAGATTTCTGAAGAGTGGTCCAGAGGAGTGTTTGTGATCAAACCTGGAGATGAAGACATTCATACTGCCAATGAGCGCAGGCTAAAGGTGAGGAGGTAGCCCTTGTTTACTCAGTCTGCAGGAGTGAGAGGAGGGACGAGAGGGACTTTTTACTGATGACTAGTTATGAAGAAATGTATGACAATATCCAGATTTGCAGCAGACAGAAACGATCTGATCCTTGAAATCTTTCTGAAATGATAAACGCAGCATAGAACCGCTGAGTTAACATGTTTGTCCgagctgagacagacagacatgagttTTATTCCAACAGAGTTTTTAgttttgaaaatgatttctgtTGGTTATGATATCATTGTAACAGTAATACACTGCACTGTACTGACTGACTTCAGACaaggaaagaaacacaagtAGTCAGACAATCCATGTCATGGTCTGACTGCTTGTATTATAATgcaatattataatattataattactAATGAGAATGATggccaaaactatgaaaatagGTTGTAATCTTTTAATTAATGCATAATAGGCTCTTAGATTATGGCCAGATACACTGTATGTCAATATCTTACCCTGCAAACCTCCTGTCATATCTGTTTAGCTTTAGAGCTGCTGTAAGTTCTCAACTATAAAGCTAATCCCTATGTGACACCGACCTTCATTATTGACCAGAAACTCTCACAATCACACCAGTGAGCCTCACTGTTACATTTGGCaacatattcattcattaagaTGAACATAGTTTGTTTTGAGACCATCGTGCTGCTTTAAAAATTCACTAGAATGCCAAAGGTTTATTATTCtaccgctgaaaatagtcctcaACCAGTGGAATATTCACTTGTGTTTGAGTTACTTTAaggttgttaaaaaaacaaacgtatATTTCTGACTGCTGCAGACACAGTGGGGAAGTGGGAAGAGAAATGGACTAAGACATTGTTGCTTGTGCTCTTTTCACACTGAGCATTTAGAAAGCACTCAACCATGAACTCAATAGTACTCATAGTTTtagtgtctttctttctttcagtttaaGGATATAAACATACTGTTCTTCTTCAGTCTAGAAGGCTTTGTGATAGCTGTGATGGGAGATGTTATAGTCCTTTTGCTGCCTGTTTCTAGGAGCTGATTGGTGCCCCTGCAGGGAAGCTCCACACTGGCAGGAGCAGAAACGACCAGGTTTGTCTTTACCGTGTGTGTAACTGTGATGACTGAATTTATATTTGGAGTTGCAGCCTGTGTATAACTTCAGTGTAAAGACTAGCTGTTAAAGTATCATgagactgtgctgtgtgtgtttgtgttgaccAGGTTGTGACTGACATGAGGCTGTGGCTGCGAGATGCCATCTCAACCTTGACAGGCAATGCACTACAGCTGATAACCACCATGGTGGAGCGGGCGGCAGTGTGAGACAagcacactggcacacacacacacacacacacagatacctGTCACTGTGCTTTTCTAAAGTTGCCCTGTGGTGTCTTCTGTCATGTCTTTCTGAACCTCAGAGAAATTGATGTCCTGTTTCCtggttacacacacatgcagagagccCAGCCAATAAGATGGAGTCACTGGATTCTAAGGTGGCCTTTTATAAAGTGAAACTTACACGGCGTGTCTCCCATCTTTACATCAGAATCAGCAatacttctgattctgattctttaCATATTGGatgatgtgttcatgtcagtCTTGTGCTTCTCTTTTTCCACCCACACTTTCAGTCATGCTGTTGCGCTGAGCAGAGATGTGGACCAACTTCAGGAGATCAAGAAAAGAGTTAATGTTTTACCTCTTGGCAGGtacactgtgaacacacactcagtgtctGACGCTGACTTTCAACCACAGACATTATCAGTTAATAAGAATGATTCTTGTCATGTACAGTGGCGCCATTGCTGGGACCCCGTTTGACATTGACAGGGAGCTGCTTCGGAAAGGTCAGACCTCTGTCAGAAGTATTTGAGGGCATATTTATCACACCtctcttgtttatttatgacatctataaaaactgaatttatgtATTTCCTCCTAATATTAATCTGTAGACTTGGGCTTTGATGACATCAGTCTAAACAGCATGGATGCCACTGGCCAAAGGGACTTTGTGGGTATGTAAACTATAGACCTCAGACAGCTGCATAAATAGAATAcaacacattcaaatgaaacagcCCTTTTCTCtaattcttgtgtgtgtgtgtgtgtgtgtgtgtgtgtgtgtgtgtgtgtgtgtgtgtgtgtgtgtgtgtgtgtgtgtgtgtgtgtgtgtgtgtgtgtgtgtgtgtccttagcTGAGTTCTTGTTCTGGGCTTCGTTGTGTTTGACTCATCTCAGTAAGATGGCTGAGGACCTGATGCTGTACAGCACTAAAGAGTTCTCCTTTATCGCACTCTCTGATGCCTACaggtcagtttgtgtttctgtgttactGTCTGCGCATGCTCTCAACACTGCTGAACTTTGGATTTCATCATCATTCTGTAGTTTTGTACAAAGCTcagtatgtaaatatttatgaaagCCTTTTTATGGAACTGGTCAGGCTGGTTAGAGCCTCGCACACATATCTTATTTCAAACTCAAACGTAAGAACTAAGTGTGAACTGAAGACTTGATAGTCGGTGGACTTGAATATTATTCAGgaacaaaaaatgtaacaagGCAGGACTTTACATAACATAGAATATGTTTTCTTCTATTCATTAGAAAAATTATACTGGTGTTTAACCTGTATGGACATgtacattttcttattttaaataatttgagtAACTCCAGCTCCAATGAGTgctactctgtgtgtgtgtgtgtgtgtgtgtgtgtgtgtgtgtgtgtgtgtgtgtgtgtgtgtgtgtgttctgatgcCCCAGAAGAAGAATGCTGACAGTCTGGAACTGATCAGGAGTAAAGCAGGCCGTGTCTTTGGCAGGGTAAGATCTCTGACTAAAGATTAAACCTAAGGTTAACGTTATGTTTCAACAGCTCACACActcaataaaacacataatgaCGAAGTGCATTTACTGCACACTTTTCAGTTCTTCCATCTGCTTGAAGATGTCAGCACCATAATGTGCCTCAAAgctgtcattgtttgtttgttgcaggaTCAGTCCTCAGTGTTACAAGTCAAAGCTTTATGGACCTTTCAAAGGCAGAGACACCTTCAGACTAGCTGTGTTTTGACACTCTTTTGTAAGTTGTATGgctccttgtgtttctttcctgACTCAGCTCATCTTTGTATTCCAGTGTGCAGGGTTCATGATGACACTGAAGGGCCTGCCCAGCACCTACAACAAAGACCTGCAGGTATGAAAgcgtgtctttgtgtgcattcACGTCATGGGAAGGACTTTCctctcagctgtttgtcatggtgtttttgttctttgtcatCCTTCTTTAGGAGGATAAGGAGGCCATGTTTGACTGCTATGACACAGCTCACGCTGTGCTACAGGTGACAACTGGAGTCATGTCAACTCTTAAGGTCAGAATAAGTCAGAAGCACTGTTTGCTCTCATGGGTACAATGTGGTTCGGATTAAATCTTTAAACTTTGAAAGGTTGCGGCTGCTTGCCTATATTTAGTATATAACGTCAACTTCTTgatctctttctttttacacaaacaAGAACATTTGCAACTGTCGGAATTATATATAACATGCAATCTTGTATGTAGACACCAATTTCATAGCacttgcttttaaaaaaagtttgaaactttgGCAGCTTTGttgatttacatttagtcatttagctgatgcttttatccaaagcaacttataaacaagggaaacaatcatggtaAAAGACATGTTAgtgcaataagtactgtgacagttctAGAGTGGATACATTTATCAtttccagttgttggtagtgttggagaggaggttctctctgaagagctggaagtcttcaggaggtttctgAA encodes the following:
- the asl gene encoding argininosuccinate lyase, with the translated sequence MANAEGAKLWGGRFVGDTDPIMEKFNASMAYDQRMWDADIRGSKAYVKALEKAKLVTTDEMNQILTGLDQISEEWSRGVFVIKPGDEDIHTANERRLKELIGAPAGKLHTGRSRNDQVVTDMRLWLRDAISTLTGNALQLITTMVERAAVEIDVLFPGYTHMQRAQPIRWSHWILSHAVALSRDVDQLQEIKKRVNVLPLGSGAIAGTPFDIDRELLRKDLGFDDISLNSMDATGQRDFVAEFLFWASLCLTHLSKMAEDLMLYSTKEFSFIALSDAYRSVLMPQKKNADSLELIRSKAGRVFGRCAGFMMTLKGLPSTYNKDLQEDKEAMFDCYDTAHAVLQVTTGVMSTLKINQSVMEAALSPDMLATDLAYYLVRKGVPFREAHGLSGKAVFTAESKSIALNELTVEDLTAVSPQFESDVSSVWDYRSSVEQYSAPGGTAKSSVAAQVEHLRNWLKKQAQ